From a region of the SAR324 cluster bacterium genome:
- the serB gene encoding phosphoserine phosphatase SerB has protein sequence MLISLQGKNHPHILETMTELLSRFPVRILEMYHQDLYHSLNLHILIDQGSNGSFEHLESEIQKIADHFGLNLFFNRDITLLTAEDPSNRYILTMLSRSFSSEALSQLFHYLNDKRLKVTGICPLDYQNLHVFDVKITSDQPIDRQNFIGGLLDFKTQYHLDLAIQPDTLLRKNKRLIVFDADMTFIQCEVINELSKLVGKVREVEDITHRAMNGELDFEQSLRQRVAMLKGLSVERIEQLIPDIPYTPGVERLVRILKKLGYKIAIVSGGFSLFIDHIRQKFKLDYGFANTLQIRDGVLTGELDNDIVDARRKASVLKEIAQSENIATEQIIAVGDGANDLEMLACAGLGIAFNAKRFLQERATGSLSQPNLDALLYFLGMSRQDLEFLSH, from the coding sequence ATGCTGATTTCTCTTCAGGGGAAAAACCACCCACATATTCTTGAAACAATGACAGAACTGTTATCGCGGTTTCCTGTCCGAATTCTTGAGATGTATCATCAGGATCTTTATCACAGTTTGAATCTTCATATTCTGATTGATCAAGGTTCCAACGGCTCGTTTGAACATCTTGAATCTGAAATTCAGAAAATTGCCGATCACTTTGGACTCAATCTGTTTTTCAACCGGGACATCACCTTGTTGACTGCGGAAGATCCGTCCAATCGCTATATTCTCACCATGCTCAGCCGAAGTTTTTCTTCGGAGGCCTTGTCGCAATTGTTTCATTATCTGAATGACAAACGGCTCAAAGTTACGGGTATCTGCCCACTGGATTATCAAAATCTGCATGTGTTTGATGTCAAAATCACCTCGGATCAACCGATTGATCGTCAAAATTTTATTGGTGGACTTCTGGATTTCAAAACACAATATCACCTGGATCTGGCGATTCAACCGGATACCCTGCTTCGTAAAAATAAACGTCTGATCGTGTTTGACGCGGACATGACCTTTATTCAATGCGAGGTGATCAATGAACTCAGCAAGTTGGTAGGAAAAGTTCGGGAGGTTGAAGACATCACCCATCGAGCCATGAATGGCGAACTCGATTTTGAGCAGTCTCTACGTCAACGTGTCGCAATGCTCAAAGGACTGTCGGTGGAACGCATTGAACAACTGATTCCAGACATTCCATACACTCCGGGTGTTGAACGTCTGGTGCGGATTCTGAAAAAACTGGGATATAAAATTGCCATTGTCAGTGGCGGTTTTTCACTGTTCATTGATCACATCCGTCAAAAATTCAAACTGGATTATGGATTTGCCAACACCCTGCAAATCAGGGATGGTGTGTTGACTGGTGAACTGGACAATGACATTGTGGATGCCCGCCGGAAAGCCTCTGTGCTCAAGGAAATTGCGCAATCGGAGAATATTGCTACCGAGCAGATTATCGCGGTCGGCGATGGTGCAAATGACCTGGAAATGCTGGCTTGCGCTGGTTTGGGAATTGCGTTTAACGCAAAACGTTTTTTACAGGAACGGGCCACAGGAAGTTTATCTCAGCCAAACCTTGACGCATTGTTATATTTTCTGGGAATGTCCCGTCAGGATCTGGAATTTCTCAGCCACTAA
- the cobA gene encoding uroporphyrinogen-III C-methyltransferase, translated as MAEPRSKVYLVGAGPGDPELLTLKAQNLLQQCDVVIYDALVHESILEKIPAHVEMIHAGKHQKNHTIPQDQLNQLLVAKAKEGKCVVRLKGGDPFVFGRGGEELQEIAKAGISFEVVPGITSAIAAPAYAGIPLTHRHYSSNVALLTGVEHQDTFNKVDWAAVSRMGTIVVMMGNMMLETIVKELLHHGKSQATPVAMIQQGTWPTQQTIEGTLENIVSRIQCATELLPALVIIGEVCELRQSLAWFENKPLFGQCVLTTRQESGENSLSEKLKQAGASVKCYPMIAIQEPDSWDAFDKLVESGELVDWVIFSSANAVHCCLGRLRHLGRDSRFFGNMKIACVGLATARALQPYGLTADVVPDHYQGEGLIENLKDHDMQHKKVWLPKAREGRDLVLQALRQWGATVIETTVYQTLMPDTDFAPLLDRLKNEKFDWLSFASPSAVKNLMGMLPPDILLQMQKNPPLIACIGETTATAVKKFDLPVTVQPQIQDFDGMVNAMCEYVATHSQTLRIPEIESC; from the coding sequence ATGGCTGAACCGAGAAGTAAAGTGTATTTAGTGGGTGCGGGTCCCGGTGATCCTGAATTGCTCACATTGAAAGCTCAGAATCTTCTTCAGCAATGTGATGTTGTGATTTATGATGCGTTGGTTCATGAGTCCATTCTGGAAAAAATTCCTGCCCATGTAGAAATGATTCATGCGGGAAAGCACCAGAAAAATCATACCATTCCCCAGGATCAGTTGAATCAGTTGCTTGTTGCCAAGGCAAAGGAAGGAAAATGCGTGGTGCGCCTCAAAGGCGGAGATCCCTTTGTTTTTGGCCGGGGAGGCGAGGAACTGCAGGAAATCGCAAAGGCGGGAATTTCGTTTGAAGTGGTGCCGGGAATTACATCGGCTATTGCGGCTCCAGCATACGCCGGAATTCCTCTGACTCACCGTCATTATTCATCCAATGTAGCATTGCTGACAGGGGTTGAACATCAGGATACGTTCAATAAAGTGGACTGGGCCGCAGTGAGTCGGATGGGGACGATTGTGGTCATGATGGGAAACATGATGCTGGAAACCATTGTGAAAGAATTGCTCCATCATGGCAAATCACAGGCGACTCCGGTGGCGATGATTCAGCAGGGAACATGGCCGACTCAACAAACCATTGAAGGCACTCTGGAAAACATTGTCAGCCGGATTCAATGTGCCACTGAACTCCTGCCCGCTCTGGTGATCATTGGCGAAGTCTGTGAATTGAGACAATCTTTGGCCTGGTTTGAAAATAAACCTTTGTTTGGACAATGTGTCCTGACGACACGACAGGAATCTGGAGAAAACTCTCTTTCTGAAAAATTGAAACAGGCGGGTGCCAGTGTAAAATGCTATCCCATGATTGCGATTCAAGAGCCTGACTCGTGGGATGCGTTTGATAAGCTGGTTGAATCCGGTGAGCTGGTAGACTGGGTTATTTTTTCGAGCGCCAATGCGGTTCATTGTTGCCTGGGTCGATTGCGGCATCTTGGAAGAGATTCCCGTTTTTTTGGCAATATGAAGATCGCGTGTGTGGGTTTGGCAACAGCCAGGGCTCTTCAACCTTATGGATTGACAGCCGATGTTGTTCCTGATCATTACCAGGGGGAAGGGCTGATTGAAAATCTCAAGGATCATGACATGCAACATAAAAAAGTCTGGTTGCCCAAAGCCAGGGAAGGGCGGGATCTGGTTTTACAAGCATTGCGACAGTGGGGCGCAACAGTGATAGAAACCACGGTTTACCAGACACTTATGCCCGATACTGATTTTGCGCCATTGTTGGATCGGCTCAAGAATGAAAAGTTCGATTGGTTGTCGTTTGCCAGCCCTTCTGCTGTAAAAAATTTGATGGGAATGTTACCTCCGGATATTTTGTTGCAGATGCAAAAAAATCCGCCATTGATTGCCTGTATTGGCGAAACAACAGCCACCGCAGTTAAAAAATTTGATCTGCCTGTCACTGTTCAACCCCAAATTCAGGATTTTGACGGGATGGTAAACGCCATGTGTGAATATGTTGCTACTCACAGTCAAACATTAAGGATTCCGGAGATTGAATCATGCTGA
- a CDS encoding PilZ domain-containing protein yields MGEKFQREFKRAIGVAPIICGGIRGRLVDISRGGLAFTVPPESKDHFEKDAIYDLMIKTPQTEAVNRTELHINAQIRSISYIENQKRCNIGAQFVEISDTQKEQISQVILFFATNFGELQNLHQLLDSIGESRTLNVKELQKVYQVSLDNYENLPVEVQKKIHEFAMFLINKMRISLSSAN; encoded by the coding sequence ATGGGTGAAAAATTTCAACGGGAATTTAAACGGGCGATCGGTGTCGCGCCTATAATTTGTGGTGGTATCAGAGGACGATTGGTAGATATAAGTCGAGGTGGTTTGGCTTTCACAGTTCCGCCGGAATCAAAAGACCATTTTGAGAAAGACGCCATCTATGATTTGATGATCAAAACCCCTCAGACCGAAGCCGTGAACCGAACGGAACTCCATATCAATGCCCAGATCCGTAGTATCAGTTATATTGAAAACCAGAAACGCTGTAACATTGGCGCACAATTTGTGGAAATTTCGGACACACAAAAAGAACAGATCAGCCAGGTCATTCTATTTTTTGCCACCAATTTTGGTGAACTTCAAAACCTGCATCAACTGCTGGATTCTATCGGTGAATCCCGCACACTGAACGTGAAGGAGCTCCAAAAAGTATATCAGGTTTCTCTTGATAATTATGAGAATCTCCCGGTGGAAGTTCAAAAGAAAATACATGAATTTGCCATGTTTCTTATCAACAAGATGCGCATCTCGCTGTCATCCGCTAATTAA
- a CDS encoding ABC transporter ATP-binding protein has protein sequence MESVLNVKQLYKGFKSHDLPRLDVIKELNLEVFSGDTIAIVGQSGSGKSTLLALLAALDQPDSGQILVKGQDIAQMNEDQLARFRARHIGIVFQQFHLLSHLSALENVSLPMELARHKNAEKKAVDALGRVGLIHRTSHFSHQLSGGECQRVAIARAIVSNPAILLADEPTGNLDVKTGEYISDMLFDLVHDIGMTMILVTHNEALASRCSRQFLLNNGRLEQVAPKPL, from the coding sequence ATGGAATCAGTTTTAAATGTAAAACAATTGTATAAGGGCTTCAAAAGCCATGATCTACCACGGCTGGATGTGATTAAAGAGCTGAACCTCGAAGTGTTTTCAGGAGATACGATTGCCATTGTCGGTCAATCAGGGAGCGGGAAATCAACGTTGTTGGCACTGCTGGCCGCGCTGGACCAACCGGATTCCGGACAAATCCTGGTCAAAGGGCAGGATATTGCGCAAATGAATGAAGACCAACTGGCACGATTTCGAGCCAGACATATTGGAATTGTTTTTCAGCAATTTCATCTGCTCTCACACCTCTCCGCACTTGAAAATGTGAGTTTACCCATGGAACTGGCCCGACATAAAAACGCGGAAAAAAAGGCAGTTGACGCCTTAGGCAGGGTCGGTCTGATCCACAGAACCAGTCACTTTTCACATCAATTAAGCGGGGGAGAATGTCAGCGAGTTGCTATCGCCAGAGCCATTGTAAGCAACCCGGCCATCCTGCTGGCAGATGAACCCACGGGGAATCTGGATGTCAAAACTGGAGAATATATTTCTGATATGCTGTTTGATCTGGTTCATGACATTGGCATGACCATGATTCTGGTGACTCACAATGAGGCACTGGCCAGCCGTTGTTCCCGACAGTTCTTACTCAACAATGGCAGACTTGAGCAAGTGGCACCCAAGCCCTTATGA
- a CDS encoding LD-carboxypeptidase, whose translation MWNPSPLKPGDKVGIIAPSSHQPAGKDTYIQQAVTTLQSWGLEVITQASQARDFYLADKDSERARQFQEIYTNNDIKAIFTTRGGYGAARLIPYLEKMSLEPHARILAGCSDITTLLLYLHKRCDMVVFHGPCVATDQFLTEKNAPLTRDSLYQWLFNPDHTPTHQVQTINPGQASGKLTGGCLSIVVTSLGTPYEIQTDNKILFLEDVNEPAYRIDRMLTHLKNAGKFDKVSGLVFGVMDQCGPDKDILREILLNLFRDGPFPVAFGLPSGHGPFGVTLPLGHPVELNTHSGYLRFLRAL comes from the coding sequence ATGTGGAATCCCTCTCCCTTGAAACCAGGAGACAAAGTAGGAATCATTGCTCCGTCGAGCCATCAGCCTGCCGGTAAAGACACCTATATTCAACAAGCAGTAACGACATTGCAATCGTGGGGACTTGAAGTTATTACACAAGCATCACAAGCCAGAGATTTTTATCTGGCCGACAAGGATAGCGAGCGAGCACGGCAATTTCAAGAAATCTATACTAATAATGACATTAAGGCCATTTTTACAACACGAGGCGGATATGGTGCGGCTCGTCTGATTCCCTATCTGGAAAAAATGTCTCTGGAACCCCACGCCAGGATACTGGCAGGATGCAGTGACATCACAACCCTGCTTCTTTACCTGCATAAACGTTGTGACATGGTTGTGTTTCACGGTCCATGTGTCGCGACTGATCAGTTTTTAACTGAAAAAAACGCCCCGCTGACAAGGGATTCTCTTTATCAATGGCTGTTTAATCCTGATCACACACCAACGCATCAGGTCCAAACCATTAATCCGGGTCAAGCTTCAGGAAAGTTGACTGGAGGTTGTTTGTCCATTGTAGTCACATCGCTTGGAACACCCTATGAAATTCAAACAGACAACAAGATTCTGTTTCTCGAAGATGTGAACGAACCTGCTTATCGGATTGACCGCATGCTGACACATTTGAAAAACGCTGGAAAATTTGATAAGGTTTCCGGCCTGGTTTTTGGAGTCATGGATCAATGTGGTCCTGACAAAGATATTTTACGGGAAATACTGCTCAATCTGTTCCGTGATGGGCCATTTCCAGTGGCCTTCGGCTTGCCTTCAGGACATGGCCCCTTTGGAGTCACTTTGCCCCTGGGACACCCTGTTGAACTCAACACCCACAGTGGGTACCTGCGCTTCCTGAGAGCCTTATGA
- a CDS encoding M67 family metallopeptidase, which yields MHVSEHILEQCLAHGMESYPEEACGFISGPREQDGLTDVHRMANLMNEYHARDPQMFTRTNRNAYMIDPLAQTRLERHLKKQGQQIKVIYHTHPDVGAYFSEKDQADALWNGEPRYPGVYYLVCGITQGKPDGVILAWFNTDTRSFDIITL from the coding sequence ATGCATGTGAGCGAACATATTCTCGAACAATGTCTGGCACACGGGATGGAATCCTATCCTGAAGAAGCCTGCGGTTTCATCAGCGGACCACGGGAACAGGATGGACTGACAGACGTTCACCGAATGGCAAACCTCATGAATGAATATCACGCTCGTGATCCGCAGATGTTTACCAGAACCAACCGTAATGCCTATATGATTGATCCGCTGGCACAAACCAGACTTGAACGACATTTGAAAAAACAAGGACAACAGATCAAAGTCATTTACCACACACATCCAGATGTCGGTGCGTATTTTTCTGAAAAAGACCAGGCCGATGCCCTTTGGAACGGTGAGCCCCGATATCCCGGAGTTTATTACCTGGTTTGTGGAATCACACAGGGAAAACCCGATGGAGTGATTCTCGCATGGTTCAATACAGACACCCGTTCTTTTGATATCATCACACTTTGA
- a CDS encoding PLP-dependent transferase codes for MKLAELLSQLDAQQDSSFFRQVDPVGGKYTVTAVLPTVEDILDWQEGRCSFNYGYYRFIDHPLIHTLQEELARYYHIKNCMAYTTHQCALMELLDYLLLAKPRMTIKVIHEQANDPLLNRLEQLQTNIVQVLPADINKLQPLSAGKDEIILLAVPSPDSLIEQESSFFELVRQQRIPVIVSTSELPETTWDTATITYRVCELDSEKRIQGGVILSNADRPLAALRELRKQKGPVLSSRNLDALKQNISTPPSRESQILGRLCDMEHARYGFLFPSGMNAIATLFSILRTETKNQMVCIGHLYTDTYSLLTYGKLRSGRPDNIFLNTHELDQLPGILHENTAAIITETITNPLNDVPDLRKISEIARQHNIPVLVDNTFATPFNCNPLDFGVTAVIHSTTKYLSGANDHAGGAVLVNDETLARKIETFQQAWVNRMSEFETSVLWDHMQDFEQRMVRFNHNALQVAQFLEQHPAVQQVFYNQNPSHDDYAVAKSLLRGGGAVVSFTLKNDSLQGLTQFYNASLQPIIKAPSLGSNTTLVCPYTLLAHYHESDDTLTELGLSRYLIRIAVGCEDDLSKIIDALNQALS; via the coding sequence ATGAAACTGGCTGAACTTTTATCTCAACTTGATGCACAACAGGATTCTTCATTTTTTCGGCAAGTTGATCCTGTTGGTGGAAAATATACTGTGACTGCCGTTCTACCAACGGTTGAAGATATTCTGGACTGGCAGGAAGGGCGGTGCAGTTTTAATTATGGATATTACCGGTTTATTGACCATCCACTGATCCATACATTGCAAGAAGAGCTTGCACGCTATTATCACATAAAAAACTGTATGGCTTACACCACCCATCAATGCGCATTGATGGAACTGCTGGATTATTTGTTGCTGGCAAAACCGCGAATGACAATCAAAGTGATTCATGAACAGGCCAATGATCCTTTGCTGAACAGACTTGAACAACTCCAGACCAACATCGTCCAGGTGCTTCCTGCGGATATCAATAAACTACAGCCCTTATCTGCCGGAAAAGATGAAATTATACTGTTGGCCGTGCCTTCCCCTGATTCATTGATTGAGCAGGAATCATCATTTTTTGAGTTGGTCAGACAACAACGAATTCCTGTGATTGTCTCCACTTCTGAATTGCCGGAAACCACATGGGATACCGCCACAATCACCTATCGGGTGTGTGAACTGGATTCTGAAAAAAGAATCCAGGGTGGAGTGATTTTAAGCAATGCAGACCGTCCGCTGGCGGCTTTGAGAGAATTACGAAAGCAAAAAGGACCCGTTCTCTCCAGCAGAAATCTGGATGCTCTAAAACAGAATATATCCACACCGCCATCCAGAGAATCACAAATTCTGGGTCGGCTATGCGACATGGAACATGCCCGCTATGGATTTCTGTTTCCATCGGGAATGAATGCCATTGCCACGCTCTTCTCAATATTACGCACCGAAACAAAAAATCAGATGGTATGCATCGGTCATCTTTATACCGATACCTATTCTCTGCTGACATATGGGAAATTAAGGTCTGGAAGGCCCGACAATATTTTTCTCAACACTCACGAGTTGGATCAACTGCCCGGTATTTTGCATGAAAATACTGCGGCCATCATCACTGAAACCATTACCAATCCGCTGAATGATGTACCGGACCTGAGAAAAATTTCAGAAATCGCACGGCAACACAATATTCCTGTTCTGGTGGATAATACCTTTGCTACTCCGTTCAATTGCAATCCATTGGATTTTGGAGTCACCGCGGTGATTCACAGCACCACTAAATATCTGAGTGGCGCCAATGATCATGCCGGAGGTGCCGTCCTGGTCAATGATGAAACGCTCGCCCGCAAAATTGAAACCTTTCAGCAGGCATGGGTCAATCGAATGTCAGAATTTGAAACTTCTGTCCTGTGGGACCATATGCAGGATTTTGAACAAAGAATGGTGCGGTTCAACCACAATGCACTGCAGGTAGCCCAATTTCTGGAACAACATCCTGCGGTTCAACAGGTTTTTTATAATCAAAACCCATCCCATGATGATTACGCTGTTGCCAAATCCCTGTTGAGGGGCGGAGGAGCGGTGGTGAGTTTTACGCTGAAAAATGATTCGCTTCAGGGACTGACACAATTTTACAATGCGTCTCTTCAACCAATTATCAAGGCACCCAGTCTGGGATCAAACACCACACTGGTTTGCCCCTACACCCTACTGGCTCATTATCATGAATCTGATGACACATTGACAGAACTTGGATTATCCCGTTATCTGATCCGGATTGCAGTGGGATGTGAGGATGATCTTTCCAAAATCATAGATGCTTTGAATCAGGCACTGTCATAA